The following is a genomic window from Choloepus didactylus isolate mChoDid1 chromosome 5, mChoDid1.pri, whole genome shotgun sequence.
CTCTGTCATCTGCTTTTATGCTCCCTTGTCCCAGGAGGCAGGAAGCACCTGCAGAAGCTGAAGAGGGAGGTGGCTGCTGGAGAGGAGCATGAAGCACGGTGGCCTGGGGCCTCGCGATGATTCTAAAGGGCCCTCCTTGACTCCACTCTCACCTCCTGCTATTCTCCAGCATTCCTTACCCACAGACCACCCAGATCactaacaaaaaatattttaaacaattgtttTCCCTGATAAACATCAAGACAATCTCCCACCTGACTCTTGCCCCTACCAAATCCAAATCTGGATCCTGGTAGGAATTTAGCAGTGAGAGTTCAATCGTTTTCTCCATCCTCTTTCGCAATCCCTTCCTCACTCCCCATTCATTCTAAAGGCTCGGTTCACGTTCAGTCTCTTTCCTGACCTATTTCCAGATGACTCTGTCTTCACAGTTCTAAGTCTCCTTTGCATCCCCTCAATTTCTTGACATCCTGTAAACAATCCCAACACCTGTATCTAAATCCTTATTGCCTTCCCTTGCTTCTCAGCTTGGCCTGTCCATCTCACATTCAGTCCACTCTAACAGCAACCTCTTCttctcttctgcccctttcttaaTGGCTAATCAACATGGTCAAGCTTCTTGCATttagagaacaaaaagaaaaggaagaaccaCAAGGAAAATCCAAACTTCCCACCTTCTGGATCCCTATCTCTTGCCTTTCCTTTGGAAATAAATGCATTTCTTACGTCTCCAGGTGCACATCTTAGTAACTTGAACTTGCATTGTGCCTTCCAGAGGGTAAGAAGCAACAGACCATAGGTCAATTGGCAGGGCTCTTGCTTTCTTAGTGGGAACATGGGGTAACGTGTGTCTTCCTATCAACGGCATCTTGGATGTGATGACATGTGGCATGCTCCTTGAATGAGGCCACTGGATTCCTCTTTGTGTCACGTGCCACTTCATCCTCAGCCATGGTGATCTGGTTTCTGTTCCCAGACACTCCACTGAAAAAGGCTTCCCCAAGGTTGCCCGGGCCTCAAACTCTCAAAACAAgtgttctttcttctgtcttactCGGCCTATGTGTAGTTTTTGACAATATTGGCCTCCTGAAATTTGCTTCCCTGTTTCCAGAACATGCTCTCTCctgtttccttcctccctctcttccaccCAGCCTTCCTCCACGTGCCCTCTCTGCCCTTGGCAGTAAGCGGCGGTGTTCCCTGGCCCTGTTTGACAGTCCTCTGCATtctatgcctccatcttttgCTTCAACTGCACCTACATCCCATAGGCTCCCAAGTCTGGGTCTGTAGCTTGAGTTTTTCCTCTTCAGGGCACCTGCCTGCATCACACCTCTACTTACATTTTCATTCCATATACCAGGGGTTCTCAACTGAGTCAGTTGTGCTCTCCAAGGGACATCTGTCAATATCTGGATACAGATTGGGTTGCCACAACTGGGGAGAGTATGCTATTGACATCTAGTGGGTATcggccagggatgctgccaaacatcttacaatgcacaggacaattTCCCACAACAAAAACATTGAGCCCAAACGGTCAATAGTATCAAGGCTGGGAATCTTGTCTTAAGCATTTCAAACATAATGCCCCAAGCTGAACTTCCCCAGACCACCTTCCATCACACTGCATCATCATTCACGTTTATACATCTGTCCCTCTCCCTGGGCTGGGCGCCGATAGGCACAGTGTGTTTTATTCATCTTCCCATCTCCAGTTCCTATGAAGGAAGCTGAATGGAATATTAGATACCCAGGCAGCATCTGTTGATTAATCCAGTATGTAATCCTTGTATTTCCTCAAATAAATTGTAAGTTCTTTTGAAGATAGGAAACACATAACCCACCATGGGGTGTTCAGGAAGATGGAAGCTCTTTGTGAGAAAGTGGGAGGAGATTCAGGGACAGGTGAGAAAATTTACAAAACCCAAGATTCCAGTACCTCTTCTGGGTGAAAATGGACCAACGCTGGAATAATGAACGTTATTATAAAGTAAAACCAAAGGGAGGAAAACTGCCAAGAAAATAGGAAACCCTGGAGGAACAAAAGATGAATCAGACGCTTTTGGCAGTGGTTTAACTTTTCCACCCTATTTCTAGCATTCTCCAATTATATTTTTTGTCTGGATAATATATAGTGTTTGATTtcccaaaattatttaaaataaatctgtgTGAAATACCAAATAGATGACAGTGCTATTTTACTTCAAACACTGCTTCTGTTTCGTTCCCTGAAGGTATCTTTTTTTTCAGGTGTGCATTAAGTCAACCACCACCAAGGCAAATTTCagtacaaagttttttttttattgacatggtaagaaacatttttttgtttttgttacaaaAGGACTAAGTGGTTCTGGAAGCAAAAGTAGAGCTCATCCGTGGCCCAGGCGGCAGCCCCTgggttggaggtgggggtgggagtttcACAGCCACCTGCAGGCTCATCCAGGGAGGGCCCCGGGGCCAGGGTACAGCCAAACGCTATTCCTACAATACTTAAATGTATTTacaggtttttcttttaaaaaaaaggattacacattttattttttaaaaatctaaaaaaggagaaaaaaaaaaatcgaacTCGTGTCTTATCTTACACATCTTCAGGACACACGACAACTTTTCAGAAGAGAAAGTCCTCCTAGCAGTTCAGAACGACACAGGGAGACCAGAAGGTTACAAGACAGTTCAGACTCTGTTACAACTGTGTGCTTTTCCACCAGGGAGCTGCATGGCGTCAAGCTCTGATTCGGCAACACCAATTGGTCCCTCTTGTTGACGAGATTAACGTAAAATAAGGCACATACATCGCAAGAACCGAACGCTGGCTCCAGAGGGCAAGCCGAGGTGCGAGGAACAGGGGTGTCTAATGAGTTCTTTaccaaaagaaatgcaaattgtttgaaaaataaaaacatgttgaACGCAGATGTTAAACAGGAATCCCATGTGTGAACCTGTGTTATGAAGTGTGATGATGAAACTGGTGGGTTGGTGAGATCTTCCTAAATGCACAGGTCTGAGAagtggagagaagggaggaggctggggggTGAGTGGGTCCTCCTGATACTAAAAGGAGATCCTGGGTACTGACGGCATACTTCCAACTGATGTTAAAAAGGCTTTCCTTCCATCGGATTCTGTCATGCCAGATATCTGAAATTCTGGAAAAATACACttacttctctctctcaactcgaGCCTTCTGAAACTTCCACATTGGGAGAAGCCAAACATTGACCTAAAGCATGTGTGTCTCCTGCAAATCTCAAGGCAGTGGCAAAGAAAACAAGTATGAAGACAAAAAGCACAGAAAAGAGAACCCAGAGGACAGCCTGAAGCAAAAGGAGCAAGCAGAAATGCAAGATGATAACTGGGCTGATACCAAGTCAGTGTCCATCCTTCATGGAGGACAAAAGTTGAGACGGGAAATAATGATCATTAGGCAGTGCAGGACTGTCCGGGAATCCTACTGGGAAAAGAACTCCCATTGTGGAGGGGAGTGGGGTGCTGGGGACCCCTATTCCCTACTCAGGAGAGTGGCATCCACCAGCTCCATACTGGCTCACAGCCTATCTCTTTGCTCCAGGAGGCCTGAATCTGAATCAGGCGCCATGCTTTGAATCTAAGAGTAGGAAAGGAATTGGGCTGAACCGTAAGAGAATATACTATAAAACCAGGACTCTGGAGATACTGACGTTCATGGGAAAATGAGACTCAGGTTGATTTTGTGACCAGATCACCACCTATCTGAGAACACAGGAAaagctttgtttgtttttccagttGTAAAGTGAAAAAGACTCTACTGGCCTGAGCCTGGATCAGTGgttctcttttgatttggggcTCTGTTCCAAAGGGGATATGGACCTTAATTTAGAAAAAGGTCCTACCTGTGTGAGGATTGCAGGATGTGGAAGAGAAATCTCAGCATCCCCTCTGTTGATCTTGTTGAAAGCAACCCTGACTGTCTTAGCCACAAGGTCCCAAATGGCAAATTTACCTCTGGGCTGAGATTCTTGTAGGAAATGAGAGAGAATGAACATGACAAAAAATGGGCTGGTCTTAACATTCTTCTCATtatctaacattttattttatttgcttttgtctttCTAATACTAATTTAAATGgcaggaataaaaggaaaaaccacaCAACTGAATCATGAATCGCTTTGGATTAATCCGAGTGCAGGGGttaatggaacagaatatagCAGGTAGTTTTGAGATGTTACTATTTTAATAGTTTacatgttttcaaaaataatatgcTTTCTGGATAATCCATGTACTTTTTGTGTACACACAGTATGTTATTTATATGTTATCAACTGCACATGGGGAGTAGCTGgtttttttggaaatgttttaatccaaaacaaaaatacagatacCAGTCCATATTATGGACTAACTGCATATAACATTTAGTTTCTTAAATGCACGCAGCATTTAATAGATAGGGTTTTCAAAGGGCTTCTACACAGTTACTAAACACGTTACCTAGTGCTCTCCAATGttaaaaatggttgaagtaattTAGTCCAAATATTGTTGCATGTGTACTTTTTCTTTCACAAGTTTTACAAATCCCTTAAAATAGGGGgttcaaaatggaaaactttttgGCTACAGTGGAAATTAACATATGTTAAAAATATAGCTGGTTTTGGGGTAGCTGAAATACCTAAATACTTAGAACTACAGACAATCCATTCTCAGTTCTCTCTGATAACGAGGAAAATCCTGGAACTAAGCAACAAATATAGCAAAATCACAAGTATTCCCCAAACTAATTCTACCCCATAGCTTCAATTTACAATCTACCTAACTTCTTTCCAGAACAGGTGAAAGTAGCAATATGGGTGAGCGTCACCAACGGTCCCCCCTCTTTCTCTCGGCAGCACTAAGCAGCACGGAAAGtcaagaagacaggagagagaagaggcAAACCGACATAACTGACTGGATAAACATCCCACCCAAAGCACACTTAGGGACACGAAGCATTTAAAACCCAAACTGTGAGGAAGTACTTCATTTGCAAAGCACCCAGTTCCCACGTGCGCCTTGAACTGAATTAAGGGTAGCGACCATGTTAAAAATCTGCTACCGTGCACCCACAAAGAATTCTTAACTCACCATATATATTCTGATTCTTGTGCCCAATGTGGgggggaaaagaataaaagaagacattgagtttacaaaaagggaaattttaaaagcgGAAGTGTAACTAACCCCTTGCTCATATGCACGCCAACTCCTGTTTCTTCTGAGTAACAGAAAAGCATTATCAAATCCTTTAGTTTGCCCTCTCCTCTCAAATAAAGAAGAACATGCACATCACACATTTACATGGGTTTACTAAAAAAGGGGTGGgtttacagttaaaaaaaaaaaaaaaaagagggtgggTTGAGTGAGCCTAACAATACTGATTCAAAACTGAAATGGAAGACAGTTTCTCCCTAGAATACTTAAGGGTTTTTCAGAGTCCTTTTCCATAAAAGGAATATACTTGAAACACATCCCAGTTAGATGAGATGAGATTTGCTAAAATACAtacagaactaaaaaaaaaaaagaccaacaaaAAAACCGAGtcaatttaatgttttaaactCCTAACGTTTTATGCTCGTTTGCAGTCCTTTTTTTCCTAAGCCCTACTGCATAACTGCAAGGAATTTGCTTTCTTCTGCAAGGGAGGTCAGCAAAGAACTCATGTCCCCAATAGCCATGTTGGTGGTGCCCACTGACAGTGCTGGGAACGGGAGGGACCCTCGTGGCGTCGTGAGCCGGGAGGAGCTATGGGAAAGGTTCTGGAGGATGCTTGGGCTCAGGGCTCCCGACATCAGGCTGGCGTGGTCCCCATCGTCTATGATGGCATCAAAATCTATCTGCACCCCCTCCAGGTCGTGGCTGTCGAGGCTGTCAACTGTGCTTGTCACCTGGTTAGCACCTGGGGAAAGCAATTCTGAGTTCTCTGCGCCAGCCCCCTGTAGCAAGCAGCTGGCTTCAGAGACGGAGAAGGAGCCGGCTTTTGTGTCTTGCTGACCGAAGCCCAAGGTTTGGTCATAGAACTGACCAGAGTAATTCTGCACGTTGGAACAGAGCTGGAGGGGCTGTCCGGGCATCTCCACCTTGATGCCATTCACCCTGCAGGTCTGAGTGGTGTCAATCATCGGTGCCAGGTGCCGGCTGCCCCCGTAGCTGGCACACGGCTGGTAGCCCCTGTTAACTGCCAAGCTGGATGGCTGGTTGCCGACACCGGGAGCCCCTGGCAGACAGCTCTCGGGCCCTTGGTAAATGTTGATGTGTGAGGTAGCACTAACCTGCCCTAACAGCCCCTGGCTGGGGCGGCCTGCTCCCTGGTGGTGCGTGTTATCTCCCAGAAGCTGGGGAGCGAGGTACCCCTGTCCCCCCAGCTCTGGGTTCTGCATGCCATTCACCACACAGCCAGTTGACTCACTTGGCAAGGCTGACATGCCAAACTCTGGCTGGCTCCCGCCCCCTTGCCCGGCGGTGCTTTTCAGCTTTGATCCTTGAATCACAGCACCACAGGCATCCCCGAGCACGCCCGGGGTGGCCGGCTGCCTGTTCAGACAGTGCCCATATTGCTGGGCCTTACAGGGCTGTTCGTGGAAGGCACTGCCATTGGTTCCAGGAACGCCGCTACGGATCATCAATTGCTCAGGGCCGCTGAAGGGGCTGCCGTTTTCCCCGAGGGCCTGATAACCCCCAGCTGGGCCAGCCCCATTCCTCAGTGGATTCTGCTGGTGGACAGTCACATTGCTATAGGATCCAAAGGCTCGAGCCTGCTGCACCACGGAGCGCTGGCCACACTTCAGCTTCGAGGAGGACAGGTCGGCGCTTCCGGAGCTGACTTCGTTccactgaatgggcaggtcaTTTTTGGTGGCTCCCGGGCAGGGCTGCTCGAGGGCACGGTACTGCTGGCCGACGTGGCCGTTGGGCAGCACGGACAAATCAAATTCACCAGACCCGCTGCCCAGGCCAGCCCCGTGGGGCACCTTGGCGTCATCCGCGATGCTGCTCGAGAAGTGCTGCTCGTAGCCCGCTTGGTTCTGCGCGTTCAAATACTGCACCACGTCGTCCGGCAAGAAGTCCTCGTCGTTCAAGTTGGCGTTGGCCTCCATGGTCAGGGACTCCAGGGTGACGTTCTCGGAAATACTCGGGGGGCAGGGAGATGCGTAGAAGCCACGGCACGGGCCACCCTCGGGTCGTGTGTAGTTCTGAAGCGCAAAGTTACGCTTTTCCACAGATGGAGGCAGAACGGGCGGGTGGAAGCTGGTAAGGCTGTTGAAACGCTGGACTCTGGGCAGGGACAGGCTCTCCGAGACCGTCCTCACGGGGTCGCTGGCCCTTCTCACCCCGTTCCCCAGCACGTCGTGGGGGAGCAGGTGGCGCCGGCCGTGGCCGTGGGCGCCCCCATCGCTGCACCTCCGGGGAGGGTTGACGGGGGGCAGGGACCCCGTGGCCTCCCTGCCGTCCCCGAGCAGCGCCATCCTCGTCTTCAGGCTCATCCTGTCCATGTTGGGCAGGGGCGTGGGCGGGGGCCCGCCAGTGGCCGCGGCGTACTTGGCCTTCAGCCGGTACTGCTGGGCGGGCGTGAGGCTGAGCAGGCCGGGCAGCCCGTCGCCCTGGCTGGCCTCGCTGGAGCGGCGCGAGGCGTCGGTGGAGATGGGGTCGTAGGAGTCGGCCACGCTCACGTTCTGGGGCCGCCCCTCGGCCTGCGAGGCCTCGCTGGACCTGCGGCTAGAGAAGCAGGGGGAGATCCCTGAGGACCGGCGGCTGCTCAGGTAGGCCGAGCTGATGGTGCTGGCGCTGCTGTCCCTCCTGTTGAGCAGGTTCAGCATGGTGATGTCCACCCCGGAAAGGTCGCCTCTGTTCGGGAGAAGAGTCACGGTTCCACCCAAACTGCAGTTGCTACTGGGCTGTGTGCCTGGAGAGAGGGAGGTacggagaagagagagagaggatcgCAATGAAGACCAATTCGAGTCGAGGGTCACCAAAACCAGGAGTCAGCATGCTTTCTGCAAAGGGCCAGGATGGTAAATATTTTGGTTACACAGGCCAGCTGGTTCCTGCCACAACCACTCAGCTCTGCAGTGGAGGGTGAGAGCAGCCACAGGCAATATGAAAAGGAATGCACGTGGCcgggttccaataaaactttatgcaCAGAAGCAAGGGACAGGCTGGATTTGTCCCACAACCCGCCAGTAGTTTTGCTGGCCCATGGCTTAAACCAAACATTAACAACTCCTCCCCAGATTCAGTTACGCTTATCCACAGTGATAGTACAAGGACAAACGAAAGAACCTTGAGATATTTATGTTGGGATGCTCAAGTTACATACAAGTTCACAGGTCAAAGGTATTGCAGAAGTTTGAATCCATTATCAGGACATCCTATTTATTCCACATCCAATGAATTCTGAAACCCACCAAAACTGGGGCAGTGGGATGGCTCGCTATTAGGATACATTCTGGGTATTCAGTGTAGTCTCAAAAGTGAAAATTGGCATAAGAGCTGATCACTTGCCTTTCCTTGAATGGGGCAAACATCAATAAAGTTAGCTGCTAACTGGCTTTCGATTTAGGAAACCAGAGTTAAAAGAGTCCCCAGATGCCTCTTCTGCTGGGATTTTCTTTCCCTGGTCTAATAGTTACAATTTCACAATCAGAATATGCATCACAGCCTGATTTTTTGTTTCAATATTATTCTCCTActatttgtttataaaatatggACCCTGCAGAAAGGCAACTCGAATGGGTTCAACACGAATATGCTATGCTGTGCATCACACGTGTTCCTGATACGTTATGTGTTGACATGTTACAGCTTGATTTTAGGACCGTTGTAGTTAGAGAAACTACAACAGAAACTACAGCAGATGGCCCAGTTCCTCTCCCAGTGCTCTGGCtacctttaaaaaaacaaagaaaacccgAGCAGGCATGTGGCCAGACGTGGACCTCACCATTTCCTATGAGAGGAGAGACCGCAGGGGCTTTGGGGGGTAGAATGGGGTTCAGTCGCGGAAGCATTCCATTCACTTGCTTTAGCCTTTCTAGTTTCACGTGCTCCATCCATTTGGTCCCTGCTGTGTTCCTCCTGGCCTGCAGAGCGAGGGCGGTGGTGGCGGTGGAGATGGTCAGAGTCCATGATTGGGGTTTCATCGATGGCACCGAGGGTCTCCTACGCCACCTCCGTCAGTCAGATGAAGCTCGAGCCCACTGTTTGGAATAGTTGCTGATGGGGGACTGTTGGCTGCTGCATGA
Proteins encoded in this region:
- the GLI3 gene encoding LOW QUALITY PROTEIN: transcriptional activator GLI3 (The sequence of the model RefSeq protein was modified relative to this genomic sequence to represent the inferred CDS: deleted 3 bases in 3 codons), whose amino-acid sequence is MEAQSHSSTTTEKKKVENSVMKCSPRTDVSEKAVASSTTSNEDESPGQTYHRERRNAIAMQPQSVHGLSKISEEPSTSSDERASLIKKEIHGSLPHLAEPSVPYRGTVFAMDPRNGYVEPHYHPPHLFPAFHPPVPIDARHHEGRYHYEPSPIPPLHVPSALSSSPTYSDLPFIRISPHRNPAAASESPFSPPHPYINPYMDYIRSLHSSPSLSMISAARGLSPTDAPHAGVSPAEYYHQMALIAGQRSPYTDLFPSAATAGAGTIHMEYLHAMDSTRFPSPRLSARPSRKRTLSISPLSDHSFDLQTMIRTSPNSLVTILNNSRSSSSASGSYGHLSASAISPALSFTYPSAPVSLHMHQQILSRQQSLGSAFGHSPPLIHPAPTFPTQRPIPGIPTILNPVQVSSGPSESSQNKPTSESAVSSTGDLVHNKRSKIKPDEDLPSPGARTQQEQPEGTTLVKEEGDKDESKQEPEVIYETNCHWEGCTREFDTQEQLVHHINNDHIHGEKKEFVCRWLDCSREQKPFKAQYMLVVHMRRHTGEKPHKCTFEGCTKAYSRLENLKTHLRSHTGEKPYVCEHEGCNKAFSNASDRAKHQNRTHSNEKPYVCKIPGCTKRYTDPSSLRKHVKTVHGPEAHVTKKQRGDIHPRPPPPRDSGSHSHSRSPGRQTQGALGDQRDLSNTTSKREECLQVKTVKAEKPMVSQTSPGGQSSCSSQQSPISNYSNSGLELHLTDGGGVGDLGAIDETPIMDSTISTATTALALQARRNTAGTKWMEHVKLERLKQVNGMLPRLNPILPPKAPAVSPLIGNGTQPSSNCSLGGTVTLLPNRGDLSGVDITMLNLLNRRDSSASTISSAYLSSRRSSGISPCFSSRRSSEASQAEGRPQNVSVADSYDPISTDASRRSSEASQGDGLPGLLSLTPAQQYRLKAKYAAATGGPPPTPLPNMDRMSLKTRMALLGDGREATGSLPPVNPPRRCSDGGAHGHGRRHLLPHDVLGNGVRRASDPVRTVSESLSLPRVQRFNSLTSFHPPVLPPSVEKRNFALQNYTRPEGGPCRGFYASPCPPSISENVTLESLTMEANANLNDEDFLPDDVVQYLNAQNQAGYEQHFSSSIADDAKVPHGAGLGSGSGEFDLSVLPNGHVGQQYRALEQPCPGATKNDLPIQWNEVSSGSADLSSSKLKCGQRSVVQQARAFGSYSNVTVHQQNPLRNGAGPAGGYQALGENGSPFSGPEQLMIRSGVPGTNGSAFHEQPCKAQQYGHCLNRQPATPGVLGDACGAVIQGSKLKSTAGQGGGSQPEFGMSALPSESTGCVVNGMQNPELGGQGYLAPQLLGDNTHHQGAGRPSQGLLGQVSATSHINIYQGPESCLPGAPGVGNQPSSLAVNRGYQPCASYGGSRHLAPMIDTTQTCRVNGIKVEMPGQPLQLCSNVQNYSGQFYDQTLGFGQQDTKAGSFSVSEASCLLQGAGAENSELLSPGANQVTSTVDSLDSHDLEGVQIDFDAIIDDGDHASLMSGALSPSILQNLSHSSSRLTTPRGSLPFPALSVGTTNMAIGDMSSLLTSLAEESKFLAVMQ